The genomic window CACATTTCAATAATTAGATTAACATTTCAATAATTATACacgaattttattaaatttgaatGCTCTAAATACAACTTCAAATTTCTTGAATGaaaatattagaatttgagagctctatactcaaccacaaaagctagcttaagAGTTGAGGTTCGCACTAtattataaaggctatctttgccACATCTCTggccaatgtgagacttctaacagAAAACTTGTTATGTAAGTAATTCAGTTGAAACTTAAACTTCTAATAGTGTTCTTCAATTTTTACATATGTTTGATTTTTGAAATACATCTAAGCTTGAGAAATGGCTTGCTCAAGATATTTGAAAGTTTTATGATAGTTGAAGACACCCATAAGCCAGAAATCAAAATTGTCCACTGTGACTATATTTATGTACTTCTGTGTTGGCTTCTCAATGTTTCGACTCTCATTCACACACTTGATCTTCTTCAGTGGAATGGAAACCTGTACAcgagacatatatatataccattaaaattttaacaaatctTCGATTAGGAAAACTGAGAGATATGAATATATTAGTTTGTGACTTACCTTATAGCGGATTCTACACATTTGACCTTTCTGATTAAAAACTTTTATTGATCTCTCACTGCAGAAGGCAACTTTTTCAGTGGAGATGTAGAGGAGACCGGCTAGAGGACCAGATGTGGTGGACAAATAACAGTGAGAAACTCTCAACAGCGTCTCCTCCTCGCTCACACTAAAATATTGATTAATGGCAAAGTTCAACCCCCCTTCTTTCCATTATGTGAATTCATATTTAACACTGACtaattttatttctatttttttttttaaatatattcaaaCAAAGTATTGCAAATAATGTGGAACCTAGCTCTAATTAAAACTTAGTTGTAGTATTTG from Trifolium pratense cultivar HEN17-A07 linkage group LG1, ARS_RC_1.1, whole genome shotgun sequence includes these protein-coding regions:
- the LOC123910946 gene encoding putative GEM-like protein 8 — encoded protein: MRGGLNFAINQYFSVSEEETLLRVSHCYLSTTSGPLAGLLYISTEKVAFCSERSIKVFNQKGQMCRIRYKVSIPLKKIKCVNESRNIEKPTQKYINIVTVDNFDFWLMGVFNYHKTFKYLEQAISQA